In a single window of the Helicobacter felis ATCC 49179 genome:
- a CDS encoding FAD-dependent oxidoreductase, with the protein MKRDFDVVIVGGGVSGCALLWTLSQYTDLKKIALVERKSGLARVSSNAKANSQTIHDGAIETNYTAQKARKVKLAAEKIRRYALNKNLQNKVIFEMQKMAIGVGDKECAFIARRHEEFQEIYPGLTFFDKAKLKEIEPKIIIEEHGLDRPENVVGSGFEKYWCGMNFELLSENFVEEAMALNSENHVFFNFKVDRIESCMDEWAVISAEGDEIYGKFVLVDAGSYSLPLAQSMGYGLDLGCLPVAGSFYFVPGELLRGKVYTVQNPKLPFAALHGDPDVWIKGKTRLGPTALAMPKLERHKTSCLKGISWELIKMDCNMDIASIVFDLFTERDIRNYVFKNMVFELPYIGKRKFLHDARKIIPSLSLSDLQYASGFGEVRPQVLDRTKKKLELGEKKIVTHKGITFNMTPSPGATSCLENALKDAKEITQYLGARLELERFYEELSPDELKTL; encoded by the coding sequence ATGAAGCGTGATTTTGATGTGGTAATTGTAGGAGGCGGGGTTTCTGGTTGCGCCCTGCTTTGGACCTTGAGTCAATATACAGATTTGAAGAAAATTGCTTTGGTGGAGAGAAAAAGTGGGTTGGCTAGAGTGAGCTCGAATGCTAAGGCGAATTCGCAAACCATCCACGATGGAGCGATTGAAACTAATTACACCGCCCAAAAAGCTAGAAAAGTTAAATTGGCGGCTGAGAAAATTCGCCGTTACGCCCTGAATAAAAATCTACAAAATAAAGTTATCTTTGAAATGCAGAAAATGGCGATCGGTGTGGGCGATAAAGAATGCGCTTTTATTGCAAGACGGCATGAGGAATTCCAAGAAATCTACCCCGGTTTAACTTTCTTTGACAAGGCTAAACTTAAAGAGATCGAGCCCAAAATCATTATAGAAGAGCATGGCCTAGATCGCCCTGAGAATGTTGTGGGTAGTGGCTTTGAAAAGTATTGGTGTGGCATGAATTTTGAGCTTTTGAGTGAGAATTTTGTCGAGGAGGCAATGGCTCTCAATTCTGAAAACCATGTATTTTTCAACTTCAAAGTAGATAGAATTGAGTCCTGCATGGATGAATGGGCGGTCATTTCCGCAGAAGGTGATGAAATCTATGGCAAGTTCGTTTTAGTCGATGCAGGGTCGTATTCTCTGCCCTTAGCTCAATCTATGGGCTATGGCTTGGATTTGGGCTGTTTGCCTGTTGCTGGAAGCTTTTATTTTGTGCCCGGTGAATTGTTGCGGGGCAAGGTTTACACCGTGCAAAACCCTAAACTTCCCTTTGCTGCTTTGCATGGAGACCCCGATGTATGGATCAAAGGCAAAACCCGCTTAGGACCTACAGCTTTGGCCATGCCCAAATTAGAACGCCATAAAACTTCTTGCTTAAAGGGCATTAGCTGGGAACTGATCAAAATGGATTGCAATATGGACATTGCAAGCATTGTCTTTGACCTTTTCACGGAGAGAGACATCCGTAATTATGTGTTTAAAAATATGGTTTTTGAGCTTCCCTACATTGGTAAGCGTAAATTTTTGCACGATGCGCGTAAGATCATCCCCTCACTTTCTTTAAGTGATCTGCAGTATGCCTCTGGTTTTGGGGAAGTGCGCCCCCAAGTGCTCGATCGCACCAAGAAAAAGCTCGAATTGGGTGAGAAAAAAATTGTGACTCATAAGGGCATTACCTTCAACATGACTCCCTCACCGGGCGCGACCAGCTGTTTAGAAAATGCGCTCAAAGATGCTAAGGAAATCACCCAATACTTGGGCGCGCGTTTAGAGCTCGAACGCTTTTATGAGGAGCTTTCTCCTGATGAATTAAAAACACTATAG
- a CDS encoding methylated-DNA--[protein]-cysteine S-methyltransferase codes for MSCQHFLKTPKGFPAPYLRVRTSALGLQVIDFTHTSNQNDPPTETMHAVINALEHYFKGILYNFNLLLDLAGSSFQKQVWQALQTIPYAQTRTYAQIAQQTASPKAYRAVGNANHANPCPIVIPCHRVVRASGDLGGYGGGVDIKAWLLTHERSCVKSV; via the coding sequence ATGAGTTGCCAACACTTTCTTAAAACCCCTAAGGGTTTTCCAGCGCCCTATTTGCGCGTGCGCACCAGCGCGCTAGGCTTACAAGTCATAGATTTTACGCATACCTCCAATCAAAATGATCCCCCTACAGAAACCATGCACGCCGTGATCAATGCCCTAGAGCATTATTTTAAGGGCATTCTTTATAATTTCAACTTACTCCTAGACCTTGCAGGCTCATCTTTTCAAAAACAAGTTTGGCAGGCACTACAAACAATTCCTTACGCACAAACCCGCACTTACGCCCAAATCGCCCAGCAGACCGCTAGCCCTAAAGCTTATCGCGCGGTGGGCAATGCCAACCACGCCAACCCCTGCCCCATCGTGATCCCCTGTCATCGTGTGGTGCGCGCTAGTGGCGATCTAGGAGGCTATGGAGGTGGGGTGGACATCAAAGCGTGGCTTTTAACCCATGAGCGATCTTGTGTGAAGAGTGTTTAG